A segment of the Branchiostoma floridae strain S238N-H82 chromosome 10, Bfl_VNyyK, whole genome shotgun sequence genome:
CGGGACCacttatttttatttgttatcCCACAGAATGACTCACCTACAAAGGAAAAGTCAGGAACCAGTGCCACCAGCTGGATGCGATACTTTGCCATCAACCGTGCAGCTGACTATGGCACCAACCCAAAGGTAGACCAATAGTTTCAGTTATGGTACATGAGAAACATTTGCCCATTGCTGAACGTACGAAGGCAATGATCTGCAAGGTGTGGAGTGTCAACGTACGAGGTGAGAGATACCTAAAACACCAGTCAAATTGGTTAAAATCCTGTCCGCACTAAATGGTCCATCTCCGTCTCTGAAGCCCTTTGGCCACACAGCtctgtgcaatcactacagcagggggctagttcaCTGGTAGTGGTTCCGTGTTTAATTACCATGAccctctttcccaaatgctgagtgctcaGCAGAGAAAGTCGTATGTACCATTTGAAAGCCTTCAATATGACTTGcctggggatcgaactcacgacctaccgactgCAAGGCGCGAATATGGTACTTGCCACTGTACCagtcatatacaaatgtagctctaTAAATACTGACTATTCTATAAAACGTAGGTAACTGGGACTATGGACGTAAGcttgttaaactttaaaaagcGTTTTCTTTGTCGAATGCTGTTTTGGTTTTAAACATCAAGTTCTTTTAGGTACTTATTTGTTATAAAATTAGTTTCCAGCTGAGGAAAGGTCCACATCACCACCAGATGAAGACGTCTTGGCCGAAGCCAGAGCCAGGAGCGCAGAGAAACGCAAACGCCGTGCGGCTGTGCTGGAGGTGCTCGTGTTCGGGCTGTTCGTGACGGTGATCATGCTCACGGCGTACCAAGAACGGAGCCCGCTGGCCTTCTACATGACGCAGAACGTCAAGGAACAGATCATGGGAGAAGGGTTCTCTGATGTAAGTACTACAAAAATAGGTAAATAATTTATGTCACTTAAGACCTCAGGGTTTCTGATGGACTGTATATGTATACCTTCTGTGGTAACAGGCAACATGACCGGGTgtttgactactagtatgtgcaTTATATCTGCGCGCGCATCAGTTTCTAAAAAAAGAcgtttcaaccatactgtaaatcgtaaaaAGCAGCTGCAAATTGAGCAACGTtgtgccgtagattgcaaacaTAATGTCGAAAAACGTATAGAATGCCgacgtcaattccaaggtcaaagaaattGTGAGagaacgaaaatgaagaatctattgttcggtacaTCATACTCTGTTTGTTAAGCTAACTGTTATTGGATCAACCTCTGTCCATTTAAATTTCACAACGAAGGAAACTTGCAATAGTTTaccaaaccttttttttttcgcacgctcgcaccagtttgGGGGTTCTCAGATGATGTCAGCCATATAATCCAAACAGCATGGCCcaagaaaaatacattgaaaatgatAACATGCTCTACAGCAATATGATCTGTTCTGCTCATTTCAAGGTCAACGACATCGAATCCTTCTGGAGTTGGGTTGAAGATGAGCTGATTCCGACCACACGTTCAGCAGAGTGGTACAACGGGCGCACCCTGGCGGCAGACACGGTACTGCAGGACATGTTAACTCATCCACTGGACTCGGTACAGCTGAGGCAGCTGCGGCTGAAACAGGGTAGGACGACAAACTGTTGGGTTAACTATACATTTCAATCAATGTGTGAATTCATGTTACGGTTTTGATAACACTAGATCatctttatccgaggggtaacctatgttCGTGATTTAAGAACAGAGtcttaagggatatcaagtcaacagacggtggttccaaactgcaatatttaaaagtattacagtttgaaaccaccatccatcgaTTTGATCCATAACTGCCCTGTTTTACGACCAAAGGTGGCTTAGGTCCCCCCCTCCCCCGCTGAAAAAAGTGAACGAGTGTCCCATGTATCTATGACTAACATTTGTTATGGGTATCTTGCTCAGGGCAACTCTGTGAAACACCAAAGAGACTGCAGCATATAACACCATTATGCACCGTGGGCTTCTCTAAACTAACGGAAGATATTGACGATTACACCCAGGTAAATATATAGATACATCATTATTAGCAACAAGAAACACACTGTGGCTAGAGGCTGTTACCTACCGGGTTTTATGCTAAACAAATGCCCGACGTATTGTCCTGTTTAGCTTCCGCGGCAatttcatctttcttttttattattCTAATAATCCGCACGTTTTGCTGTCGAGTATCACGTAACGAGATGTTACAACGCGTACTTTCAGACGTGTTAGGTTTTTATTACTACAACTCTCTTCAGGTTTCTACCTTCCGTCATGTTTTTAACATTATTTGATTAATCAATGGGTTCTAAACTATAGGGCTGGATTCGTGAAAACGAGACCTTCGACACTACAGACCCGGTACTATGCACGCCCACATCCCCCACCCCTACCAGTACAGTGGACACGCCGGTCACAGGAGCGGACTGTGTGAGCAGTCTACTGACAGCAGAGGAATTGAAAACGCCCTGGAAGTACAATCATGATGCTTCTCTTATTAACAGTAAGTCTGGATTCATTATCAATACCGTTGCTTCAGGATTGGCAATCCATTCTCGCTActcagggagagagagagagacagacagagagagacagacagagagagacagatagagagacagatagatagggagagagacagagggagacagagagacagacagagagagagaaatagagagaggcagagagagagacagagagagagagagaaatagagagaggcaaagagagagagagacagacagagacagaaaaagagacagagagagaaagagagagagagagagagagaccgtTGTCCCATGATGTTAAATATACCGGTATGTTCACTTCAGCTACTGTTGTCTACCCAGGCTTCCCATATTTCGGCCAGCACGGCACATATCACGCAGGTGGTTACAACGTTCCGCTGGGAAAGACTCGTGCGTCGGGTCTCCGGGTGGCGACATTCCTACAGCAGCGCGGCTGGCTGGATGAGAGAACGCGTGCCGTGATCGTGGAGCTGATTCTGTACAACCCACACGCCAACCTGTTCTCCATGGTGACGCTAGTGGTGGAGTTTACCAACCTGGGAGCTGCCTACAGGGGAGCAGAGGTGGTAACCTTGAGGCTGATGCAACAAGAGGCCATCTTACTCCTGGCTTTGCGAGCTGTCTTGGCAGTCTTCATTCTTGTATTTGTTATTAAAGAAGGTAAGGGTTTTACAGTGATAAAaatttcttcaaacacaaaattGGCCATCGAATTTTCGAACCACTAACTTGCCACCTTTTCTAACTTATTAGATACAATGTGTGCTTCACATACTTGTATGGGTGTGTAACGTGACCTTTTAGGTCACTGGAATGACGATGACACAAATGGAGAAAATAAAACTAAATGTTTCCGGAATATAGGACGTCTATGGATGGGGAAATTTGTACCAACATTGCAAATGTGTTCAATGTGTAGCCCTAAGACATAGACATCCATGTCGTTTCAGCCGAGAGGCTTTTCTCCCGTCCGATGGAATACCTGAAGGATTTCTGGACCTGGGTGGAACTTCTTGTAATCGTCATCGGCGTCGCGACCCTTGGTGTCTACTTCAACGCTCAGAGCATCATCGACAGAGCTGCCGAACAGTGGGTATCTTCAGGCTCCGTTCTGGATCTCTACAAAAGCGCCGTCAACTGGTTTCAGGTTTACACCTACCTGCTCGCGTTTCTCATCTGTTGTGGCACGTTGAAGTTTATACGGCTCCTGCGGTTCAACTCACACGTTTACGCCCTCACCATGACCATCAGAAAGTCCTCCAGACCCGTTCTACTATTTACCATCATCGCTGGCATCATTCTCATGGCCTTCACTCAGATGGGAAATCTTCTGTTCGGCATCAAACTCCAGGATTACAAGAACATCCTGACCAGTCTGACCAGCCTGTGTACCATGATGTTGGGTGTTTTTGATTTCGATGCTCTGGTGGATGGTCACTGGGTTCTCGGTCCTTTGATGTTCTTCTCCTACCAGGTCATGATGCAGTTCATATTACTGAGCATGTTCATGGCTATCCTCATGGATGTGTACGCAGAGGAAAGTCAGGATCCGAACACTGATGATTTAAAGATGGTAGCTTTTATCAGAGAAACCACTTCAGAGGCTGTTGGAAAAGCAAATCGTTCCCTGTCAACAGTAGGGAAGAACAACAGCAAGAAAACACGGCAGGCTTATAGACCCGATTTGGACCATCGCCGAAAGTTTGCGACTGTACTTAAAGAACTTGACGAGGTTTCTAAAATTTGAGATGCCCAGATTAAAGCACGAATTTTATCAGTTGCACCACCCTTATACGGACGGTACTTTGCTGAAATATGAAACCTGTTCTTATGTtcagtcgttttttttttcgtcactCGTAGCTAACGATTGATTGTAGCTATGTCAATCAAAAAACTTGTTCAACTGCATATGACGTAGCCTGGACAAAGTTCAGTCATTGCCTGAGGGGTCAAGAACTTTGACTCTAGGCAAAAGAACATTTCAGCACATTTTGAGAGACTATGCCATAGAAAGGAGGACAGTAACTGAGTCTACATCATAATCGACTTCACAGAGACAGAAGTTGTCATCTGTTCTTGAATATGCATGGATGTGTGGGACGATGCTGTAATATCTCTTATTTGGACCACCGTAGTTGTTTCCCATCATATGTAGATTAAATATCTCATTGAAAGACCAATAAACTTACAAAAGTTGCAGAGTTATATAGTTATGATATACTCATATCTTTTTGTAGCTGAACGGGTGCTTCTTAGATCATTGGTTGGTGTTCTTTCTCTTTTTGTGTGGTTTTGCTCCTAAACATGTTTCATTGAACTCACGTATCTTCCTGCCTGTCCGTGTATATGTGTATCATTTCAAACTATCTTGGTCATATCTATATGAAACCCTCTCTTAGAAAAAGATCCAGTGTAccttattttattttcaccatAAATACATCACAATGAATAAAGGACACACTAACATGGCTATCAACAGCACACACTGCTCTGTGCAATAACGGAATATAGAAGTGCAAAACTTCCCATGATACATGCTTACACCAAggaaagaaacgtcctcttcGATTGCATGCAAGATATGTTTCCCAATTTCCgttatatataactttattgcacaacaattgtacgaggtacaaagtatggcatctacataactacagtgctataacttaacttagggcttatctaactaatacaggagttgtagtatgggataagtttcttacaatcattggaggcttttacaatcatttggggaatttctaatgtcaaaaccttctttgatatattttcctatatctgccatgcagggattgtcacatgtcattatgtatatgaatttgcacttcaggtccatttggataaatccttgtgtacaaaatgacagccttctgtatagagaattgcgtatatcggaatatttgggacatacaaccataaagtgatattcgtcttctattagctctggacagaatggacaaaccctctggtcaatagggattttttggaatcttccggtttctatatttaatttgtgacagccaattctgagttgtgtgattgccctacgaacgtcaaggctctttatggttgaaatgtaattttcttgcttgtaatgcttgttcaatgtagaaagagatgagagtttggaattgtttcgaatagaggaatgccaattttgcacgtatatatcttgtaaacgttgtcgtaactgagtggtgattgtgtctatgtggtatgacctcgggttcagccatatgtgtccaaagccttggtagttgaggatattttttacgtggacaatccaatcatgttctccgaatgaaacagtattgtatgcctcacgaagaagggcatcttcgggcagattaactaaacgatgccaatatttcacaagttgcatttctgcatcaatcctagctgggaaagttcccaattctcccctgacaccatcgtttgaggctttggcatgaatgcctaacagaaatttttggaagTATATATAAATAGtaaggaaaaattcatattattTATGCAACTAGATCAATCCTGTATTATTGATTacatctgtccttatgtttacaactgtcttaagaagcgaagttgaacctgtacatactagcacatagtagtctctgtagatgaaattgtgccttatcgttacgacctgtacttagcttgttggagcataaatgtacaataaaggtctttcattcattatatcCTGTAGTGTTCTTCTAACATGCCTACCACCATATTCAAaccatatgatatgatacatgcTGCACGCTCCAAACGTTTTTATATCATGAACAGATTACAAGTTTTTTCCGTACCACTTAGAATGCTAAAAAATCTCTTCCTACAATATAAGATAAAAGTCTCTAATATACTGTCCGCAGATATCATGCTGCCTTCCATATAATGGTCGCAACTGCcacgctatatatatatatatacagtgtagTCTTTTTCGCCAAAATGTTTCCTTCATACATCTCTGCACTCTTATCCATAACTTCTGACACACCTACATACATCTTGCCTTCTACAAAATTACACATACAGCGTAGTTAAGTTAAACTATTTCTATCATGTGGCATGGCTGAATACATTGCTCAAGTACTGAAGCTTCCAAGACATTTGAACGTACACATAGTAATtcccttgttttgttttcatttcaacacCTTCCCAGCTGTAACTTTTCCCAatctatttatgtataaacGTGAAATTCACTAGAATGCTAACGTTACAGGCTAGCGCTACTCTTAAACGTTACAAATCAACACAACATTAAATGTACTTCTGCTTCACTCACATGTGTCCACCATCAAGAATGGCGCGTATTTCCACCTATACTTCGTTGGGAAGAGTAATGcggaaaacaaaagaaaacaaagaatagATGTTTTTGCATACACTTTTGAAGTTGTCTATGCATTGGATGGGTATAATTCTAGAATGAGGTGACAAATGcattttcaaagttgaaaatcacgaaccGGCGCTcccgcaaaaaaaagtttttggtccTCCCTTGTCCAAATATAATACACGTGGGACGAGTACAAGGTACACATAAGCCCCATCACTTTCAGCCTTGGAGAGTTATCCAACTCTAGAGAGTTATCCATGCCAAAGAACAGCATTATGTTCCAGTGGAATCATCTGCAATGATAACTATCGAAGGCATCTtagggggtctttatggggatggAGAGTAGtgtggcgtgtgtgtgtgtgtgtgtggggggggggggtcaggtCGACCCCACTTTATACTTAATTAAATATGCTCCCTACGCCTTCATGCATTACGCAAAATGCCGCTGAATAAGTAGATTTGCCAAAGAAAAATACACAGGATTGAAAAGTTGTATTTTAACTTCAACGACTTTGGCACGCAGACCCGAATCAGCTGAATGTCAAGGAGAACTTTAtcgcacgacaattgtacatggtacaaagtatggcaacagctattacacaaggtacaaaatagaggtataggataaagtgAGCCCGTCGTCAACATTGCATTGTTGACAGCTTTGGCCCagcattgtttattgttttattgactCATTCAGCTTTGACCTGTAAATGGGACAGCTACTCTTCCAGCCGGAGTAACAAATTAAAGCAGAAATTAATCTTCATAACGGTAGCTCAAAAGGGACCTTAACCTTAAGTAAACAATTTGTTAGCTGAACGTGTGTGCTGTTAGATGCAAACTTCAGGGCGTGGGTTAAGTTTAAGTTGGTTATTTCTAAGGAGCAGGTCTGATTTTCATGACAGAAGACTTGATGGAGTACCGGTGAGCTGCCCACGCATACCAACTGATACCATGTCTATGAGTCCCCCCGCCGCCATGCTTGTACGGCTGGTTCAGGTTAGCGTAGTCACAGCTATTATACCACCAACCAGTATGACCGCCATCTCTAACTGCGCAGTGAAAGCCACTATAAGCGTCGTTATCCTGGTCGTGTGTTGAAAACCTGCAACCATCATGATAGCTTAACCCGTACCCACCATCACCAGCAGTGCCGCTATAGGTACCAACATGCAGACGGTACTTTGCCGCTTCATCCGCGATATAGAACCTATCATATTCAGCATATACTGTTTCTGAGGACCAATTCTCGAGATCAATGCGCAAAAGGTATACCTTGGCGTTAGAGATCTGATAGATCTTGTCGTTTCCCAGCCAAAACTCACCGTTAAGGTCCCCAAACCCATTTTTGTAAGTTTCCCAGTCATAAGCAAAACCTACAGAATCGTCGAAGCGCTTCTGGAGGACAGTCCAGCCGCCGACTCCGGCTTCCATCTCACAGTAGACCCGAAACGAGGCTCCGGCGGCGTCTGGCTGGATGGTGTAGACACCGCTGGTGGTGTGGCCTGCCTTGTAGACGTCGTCACAATCTGTAATATCTAAGCAATTTTGAGTTACATTTTAACTTACATGGACATGAAAGGAAACGTAATGGGAGGAAGTTTGTCTCAGATAATGAACTTGTCATGGTAAGAATGATTTGCGAAAGTGGCGAAAGTGGCGAAAAACCGGGTACACTAGGAAGATTGTAACAAATCTCAATATAGCATCACAAGAATGGAAACGCAACTTACCTGCTGTCTTATTCATCTCGtaaagacgctgctccaaggcggcggttcgctttcgctccttgtccaggtcacggcgcatgtcgtctcggtcgcgattgaaggcgtcaacagtacgggaaaggtcgcgcttcaaggcgtcaaaatTGGTggccagttggcgcatgtcgtctcggtcgcgcttcaaggcgtcaaaacTGGTGGACAGTTGAGTTATCTCCtgcaaatatataaaagtatGTATACGCACGTCAGATACCAAccgtaaaaaaacaagatggaaaAGCAGAACGTTCTGTCTTAATGGACTCAATAGATTTGATAAACAAAACAGAGTCAGTGTCAGAAAAAATCGGTTTACAACAAGCCTTGTGGCACAGAAgtatttacctctttattgatgaacgtcagaggggcgatTCCTACAGCAACCAGACtaagcagcacggcaatgcctGAGACCATGCAGCTGCgatgggagcggatgaagctacagagagcaccGCGGGCGCTggctccacccggatacgtgcggtctgttagaaaacaagagcttttaaaacaaaaaatgcTTTATCGAATTGTTGAATTGGAATTTTAAACACAAAAGTACTTCTCGTCCTGTGCATCAAATCTTGCAAGTGACATCCCAGTGTCCAGTGAAGACCCCGTTCGTCACGTACCTGAGTCAGCATCAACGTTCCGCTTATAGCCAGTTGAAGAAACGACGGTGCTGAACGAGCTTCTTAGGCTCAAGACTAAGAAGGCTACAGGACTTGACAAGATCCCATCTAAACTCCTGAAAGATTCTGCTTCAGTCATCGTCAAGCCATTGACAAACATCTTCAACCTGTCAATGTCAACGGGGGAAGTTCCAAATGACTGGAAATTGGCAAGAGTCTCCCCAATATACAAAGCAGGGAACAGGGAAAGCGTTTCCAACTACCGTCCAGTGTCCGtgcttaggccccctttccacttgacggcgctctcaccgcgctctcgctgcgatggaaaattggccagagcgccgtgagagcgctgcgacgccagaaaaactgctcaagtggaatctctccggcgaccccagcgcgctctcaccgcgacgaaaactcaaatgtcagcatctctttatgagctagcaaaggttcgaaagattattcaacgaatttcagaggtaaagaacgaatcttttgacgtatagtgtattttggtatctttgaagtcatccttttacgtcttacataacattcaaagtataaaatcaaggctgtaaacaaatccaattttattaactgtacagtcactcagactgaaatatacacgtttgtcttgctgctttcttcttaaatctgtcatgtagcttgttcaccataaatttatttatcatacaacactgaaacacttcgattgaaaaaaaaaaactattgaaaataggacttcaataatctaaatgtacagatgaagaacaagaaccctaatgtcatcatgttgaaattaaaaaaataagttgagaaatgataaacctttgtttttttaaactttggtTACTCTTtctcagtttgtttaattgtaaatcatcggtacatattaaacatttctccGGGTTTTGTCTGTATCAAAATACTTCTTCACAAAtcgcagttgagagcgcagagagagcgcggtgagagcgccgtcctagctaattTGGTATaataaaccactgttgagacctattgcgctcgctgtgcgctctgttgacgctcacggcgctcgctgcgcgctctcttggcgctctctctgcgctcactcttggatcgccgtccacggcgctctcacggcgactgttttgagcaggttcaaaacagtcgcggagatgatggcgaccatggcgaccatggcgctcccaccgcgctctctgcgcgctcccatggcgaccttggcgaccccaccgcgctctcaccgcgctcctcccaattttaggtcgcagagagagcgccgtgagagcgccgtcctagtggaaagggggtataagcgtGTCTTCCAAAGTCATGGAGAGAATCGTGCATAACCAGGTCGCACACTTCATGGACAGAAATGGCCTACTTACGGCCCACCAAAGTGGATTCAGGAAACACCACAGCACAGGTACTGCTGTCTAGAATGTTGTGGAAGACATTAAATCTGCATTTAACGCCCACGAGGTCACGGTTGCCCTTTTCCTCGACCTTAGAAAAGCGTTTGACTGTCAATCACCAAATCCTACTACGAAAACTGCAGAAGATAGGTGTTGACAGCGGAACAACAAACAGGTTTCGATCTTACCTTACGGATCGCTTTCAGTGTGTAGatgtacaaaacaaacagtCCACGCTAACCTGAGTCACATGCGGAGTACCACAGGGAAGCGTCTTGGGACCTTTGCTGTTCTGTTTGTATGTGGATGACCTACCTCAAGTTGTGGAAAAGTGCAACATCCATATGTACGCCGGCGACACTATTCTGTACTATTCTGCAAGCCTGCTGATGAGCGAGTGTGAAGAAACTGCATCCGTAGACATGGAAAGAGCTGCCAACTGGTTTGAAGAAAACATGCTATCACTTCATCCTGACAAAACTAAATCTATGGTATTTGGTTTGTTTAAAAACTACGTCACACGGAGAAGACTGCTTCTGTAACGGATGGAGTTAACACGTTCGAGCAGGTGAACACCTTCACGTACCTTGGCGTTGCTATGGACTCAACTCTACAATGGTCAGATCACATTGAGAAGACTACCAAGAAGCTTCTGGCGGGTCTCGGCTGGCGGGTATGCTACAAAGCAGCTGTCGGAATGGGACCCGCACATGTTGACCGTACCAAAGGCTCACGTTCAATCCTTTAGAGGTTGTCTGCAGTTCCAGGGCCCAACATTGTGGAACGAACTATCTGCCGTTCAGAGACAACGGACAACTCAAGCAGCTTTTTAAAACGGACTGATACAGTAGAACTGTTGGTAGGTGTACTTTCACTGTAATATTTTTCCTAAGTTATGTGTGTAGTTCCCAAGTATTGTATGTAGGCTGTATATGTGTCCAGGGAGTCCTGAAAAGCAGGCTGAAGCCTGAGTTATGTAACCCTGGTAAAACAATGTAGACTTGACAGATGTGACTTGTCCTGAACCACGAGTTATCAAATCCGGAAGCTCACCGGCAGTACCATAAGAAGCCGCTTGGGCAGGGGACAAAATCTAATGTTTTCGAGGTcgcatcaagacctacccacataccaaatattaggCCTATGTCTATCGAGGCATTCTCGTGTTGTAGTGTTCGCGCACAGTCAAgcgcacgcacacaaacacacacacgcacacagacacacacacgcacatacgcacatatatatttctattcCACAAGCACAGATTATTTCTCCCAAATACGTTTTAAAAGGACACACATATCGAAGACCTTTCACCTACACGTGTCATAAATGCTTCGTTTTGTATATAACCATTCTGTTCCGCGCAAATAGTTCCAAAATCTGTTGGGGAGAGAAAAAATATCTTAATGTCCGAAACTATTTTCAGTATTTGTATGGGTTGGAAAaaatcatgtgtgtgtgtgagacctCTTTCAGCGCGTGTGTTGGAGAGAAAAACCTCTGCGTGTGTGGGACCTTAAgtttattttagtttttttttgtggcagaGAATATGGTGATctttatatatgtgtaattttgcaacacttggcccccatAGTATCGACTTCTTATGAAAGTGTAGTATATAAATCTGGACATCTTACCGCCAGCTTCTTGCTGAGGACTGTTTGGAGCATACTGCCTTTGCCTTGCTTCGCGAGTGGAGCGCGTGCTCCTGTCATCCCTTGGTGAGCC
Coding sequences within it:
- the LOC118424470 gene encoding fibroleukin-like, which gives rise to MRRDLDKERKRTAALEQRLYEMNKTADCDDVYKAGHTTSGVYTIQPDAAGASFRVYCEMEAGVGGWTVLQKRFDDSVGFAYDWETYKNGFGDLNGEFWLGNDKIYQISNAKVYLLRIDLENWSSETVYAEYDRFYIADEAAKYRLHVGTYSGTAGDGGYGLSYHDGCRFSTHDQDNDAYSGFHCAVRDGGHTGWWYNSCDYANLNQPYKHGGGGTHRHGISWYAWAAHRYSIKSSVMKIRPAP